One window of the Candidatus Dependentiae bacterium genome contains the following:
- a CDS encoding VTT domain-containing protein, with protein MKRYLKLLAFILVLGIAWWLFQYFHVKDYFTLAKIKEDRAFLSALVEENYARAVLIYMLIYIAIIAGGFPVVGPLTLVGGFLFGAIFGTIYASIAATIGTTLTFLIVRYVVAHTVRGKYGAKLEKFNERLESYGHSYLLTMNLMGVIPFFVIATLAGLTEVSIITFAWTACVGSLPLIAIYAFAGKQLGTMTSFRDIFSPQIIFAFILLALVALIPMIIRRFKEVMDI; from the coding sequence ATGAAACGATATTTAAAATTGCTCGCATTTATCCTGGTACTTGGTATTGCATGGTGGTTATTCCAATACTTTCATGTTAAAGATTATTTTACTTTAGCAAAGATCAAAGAAGATCGAGCGTTCTTATCAGCACTCGTAGAAGAAAACTATGCTCGTGCAGTGCTTATCTACATGCTTATTTATATTGCTATTATAGCAGGAGGATTCCCAGTTGTAGGGCCGCTGACGTTAGTGGGAGGTTTTTTGTTCGGTGCAATTTTTGGGACCATATACGCATCAATTGCTGCGACTATTGGTACAACACTAACATTCTTAATTGTGCGTTATGTAGTTGCACATACGGTACGTGGTAAATATGGAGCAAAACTAGAAAAGTTCAATGAGCGGCTTGAATCATATGGCCACAGTTATTTATTAACCATGAATTTGATGGGGGTGATTCCATTCTTTGTTATTGCTACATTAGCAGGACTTACTGAGGTTTCAATCATTACATTTGCGTGGACAGCATGTGTAGGTTCATTACCATTAATAGCTATTTATGCATTTGCAGGTAAGCAGCTTGGTACTATGACCTCATTTAGAGATATTTTTTCACCGCAAATTATTTTTGCGTTTATTCTACTTGCGCTCGTAGCGCTTATTCCGATGATCATACGCCGATTTAAAGAAGTAATGGATATTTAA
- a CDS encoding HAD-IA family hydrolase, with protein MKPKNIIFDLGHVIFDYDPAIVRDLIKTAPEKTFNIIESGLQLLKKCHAQIDSNGKRRHKLFVLSNATHNSFQVMTNYFPQIFELFDEVMTSAHVGMSKPDARIYYHFLQTHQLNPTDCIFIDDKEPNVLAARAVGMHSILCDNFDNVEQELQQLEVI; from the coding sequence ATGAAACCTAAAAATATTATATTTGACCTTGGCCACGTAATTTTTGATTATGATCCTGCAATTGTACGTGACCTCATTAAAACAGCACCCGAAAAAACATTTAATATTATTGAGTCAGGGCTACAATTACTCAAAAAATGTCACGCGCAGATAGATTCGAACGGGAAACGCCGTCACAAGTTATTTGTCCTTTCCAATGCTACACACAATTCATTCCAGGTTATGACCAATTATTTTCCACAGATATTTGAACTATTCGATGAAGTTATGACATCGGCACATGTTGGTATGAGCAAACCTGATGCGCGAATCTACTACCATTTCTTGCAAACACATCAGCTTAATCCAACTGATTGCATTTTTATCGATGATAAAGAGCCAAACGTTCTTGCAGCACGCGCTGTTGGCATGCATAGCATACTGTGTGACAACTTCGATAATGTAGAGCAAGAATTGCAGCAACTAGAAGTCATTTAA
- a CDS encoding HAD-IA family hydrolase: MQYLRKFPPYILTGLLFVASALQGANVIFDLGGVLIDTNKSAVTRQLGLGNILTYFFSTGKASSAIKQKLYEILYKLDSIAINSSCAHDHDGQLLPALMCDWMTGAQTPKEILHIVVSAIDNNPDWFATKSEKKLVRNVARMMFTPKRFAKTRELIKDGIKFLQQCKQVGHNIYILSNWDAESIDVLQNNNKQFKKLIDLCDGVAISAKYGVMKPNKKFYKNLLNEYRLTPGDCVFFDDQLENIEAAQQLGMHGIRVVNKNFKDAQQAFRHWEKHKQLTHLVWV; this comes from the coding sequence ATGCAATACTTACGCAAATTTCCACCCTACATACTTACCGGATTATTATTTGTAGCATCTGCTTTACAGGGTGCTAACGTTATATTTGACCTTGGCGGCGTATTGATTGATACCAATAAATCTGCCGTTACTCGCCAACTTGGTCTTGGTAATATCTTGACCTATTTTTTTTCTACGGGCAAAGCATCAAGCGCTATCAAACAAAAATTATATGAAATATTATATAAACTTGACTCTATAGCAATCAATTCAAGTTGCGCTCATGATCATGATGGGCAGTTACTGCCAGCACTTATGTGTGACTGGATGACCGGTGCACAAACTCCAAAAGAAATTTTACATATTGTTGTATCTGCTATCGACAACAATCCTGATTGGTTTGCCACTAAATCAGAGAAAAAATTGGTACGCAACGTCGCGCGTATGATGTTTACCCCAAAGCGCTTTGCAAAAACACGAGAATTAATCAAAGATGGCATAAAATTCCTACAACAATGCAAACAAGTCGGCCACAATATTTATATACTATCAAACTGGGATGCTGAATCTATCGATGTATTGCAAAATAATAACAAACAATTTAAAAAGCTTATTGATCTATGTGATGGGGTTGCAATTTCTGCCAAATATGGCGTTATGAAGCCAAATAAAAAGTTTTATAAGAACTTGCTGAACGAATATCGTTTAACGCCGGGAGATTGTGTATTTTTTGACGATCAATTAGAAAATATCGAAGCGGCACAACAACTTGGTATGCATGGCATTCGAGTAGTAAATAAGAATTTTAAAGATGCTCAACAAGCATTCAGACATTGGGAAAAACACAAACAATTGACGCATTTAGTATGGGTATAA
- a CDS encoding iron-sulfur cluster assembly scaffold protein: MNLYQHTLMDHYRNPRNKGTLDNPDFSSGQINPSCGDEIIMQGCITNNQVTRLVFDGHGCVITQATASMLTEAALNKSIEELAALDKDFVLAMIGMELGPTRIRCALLPLEALHTGLANYTKGNTCSIAQSSCKPLKG; encoded by the coding sequence ATGAATCTATATCAACACACATTAATGGATCATTATCGTAATCCGCGTAATAAGGGTACTTTGGACAATCCAGACTTTAGTTCTGGTCAAATCAACCCATCCTGTGGGGATGAAATTATTATGCAAGGATGTATTACCAATAATCAAGTAACCCGTTTAGTTTTTGATGGGCATGGTTGTGTTATTACGCAAGCGACTGCCTCAATGCTGACGGAAGCAGCTTTGAACAAATCTATTGAAGAATTAGCGGCGCTTGATAAAGATTTTGTGCTTGCTATGATTGGCATGGAACTTGGCCCAACTCGAATCAGATGTGCGTTATTGCCATTAGAGGCTTTACATACAGGACTTGCTAACTATACAAAAGGTAATACATGCTCAATCGCGCAAAGCTCATGCAAGCCCTTGAAGGGGTAA
- a CDS encoding DNA-3-methyladenine glycosylase encodes MILDPLFYQRDTVEVAKDLVGKKIIRTINGINLSGIITETEAYGFSDDPASHAYRGKTQRNAPMFGPVGYAYVYFIYGNHFCFNIVARAENQIAGAVLIRAIQPIEGIELMSYYRQQKDIRILTNGPGKLTQALHITKQHNYMNVMQKGELYVTAGVIPDTICATPRIGISVGQDKLWRFII; translated from the coding sequence GTGATTCTTGATCCTTTATTTTATCAGCGTGACACGGTTGAGGTTGCCAAAGATTTAGTAGGTAAAAAAATAATTCGTACAATTAATGGTATCAACCTTTCAGGCATCATCACTGAAACAGAAGCATATGGATTTTCTGACGATCCGGCAAGTCATGCTTACCGTGGTAAAACACAGCGTAATGCGCCTATGTTTGGCCCAGTAGGGTATGCATATGTCTACTTTATTTATGGGAATCATTTTTGCTTTAATATTGTTGCACGAGCAGAAAATCAGATTGCTGGTGCTGTGTTAATTAGAGCAATCCAACCAATTGAAGGTATTGAGTTAATGTCCTACTACCGTCAGCAAAAAGATATACGTATACTCACCAATGGTCCCGGAAAGTTAACACAAGCTCTCCATATTACCAAACAACATAACTATATGAATGTAATGCAAAAAGGTGAACTATATGTGACCGCAGGGGTTATACCTGACACCATTTGTGCAACACCACGCATTGGTATTTCTGTTGGGCAAGATAAATTGTGGCGATTTATTATTTAA
- a CDS encoding TonB C-terminal domain-containing protein, producing the protein MEVRRHQNNTLAALLLISILLHLMLVIPFITIDFDILPESPLLEKLKEIHQEINPPMHEREEWAALAPHQGAPVIMVDTDEFSNQQITQTESQDDTTQGDNTPDQSVQAMLKDLPELEQADVQKTELVEQNKESDKLASVQKPLPSSPKKPEKTQTTNTTVKKPSLTLAKIAQGFAKHMEQEGDLSIAMAGRSNAKATESQLRVGRFLQKILACVQTSWRTQISKYPLSHPIKIDIHFNMVVNKDGTLNNIILTRSSGSPSLDVYVANIIRDASSSFPPIPDYLNWNICTIRCDWDDLPLPDTPIQFVVSH; encoded by the coding sequence ATGGAAGTCAGACGTCACCAAAACAATACGCTTGCAGCATTATTGCTCATATCAATTCTCTTGCATCTTATGCTCGTTATACCTTTTATCACTATTGATTTTGATATCTTACCTGAATCTCCCCTACTTGAAAAACTTAAAGAAATACATCAAGAAATTAATCCGCCCATGCATGAACGTGAAGAATGGGCTGCACTAGCGCCTCATCAAGGCGCTCCGGTTATTATGGTTGATACAGATGAGTTCAGCAATCAACAAATTACACAAACCGAATCACAAGATGATACCACACAGGGTGATAATACACCCGATCAATCTGTACAAGCCATGCTTAAAGACTTACCCGAATTAGAACAAGCTGATGTCCAGAAAACAGAACTCGTAGAACAGAACAAAGAGTCAGATAAATTAGCCTCTGTACAAAAGCCGCTTCCATCCTCACCAAAAAAACCTGAAAAAACTCAAACGACCAATACCACGGTCAAAAAACCATCTCTTACTCTTGCTAAAATTGCACAAGGATTTGCAAAGCACATGGAACAAGAAGGCGATCTTTCTATTGCTATGGCAGGCAGAAGTAATGCAAAAGCAACAGAGTCTCAGCTGCGTGTTGGTCGATTCTTACAAAAAATACTAGCATGCGTACAAACAAGTTGGCGTACGCAAATAAGTAAATATCCTCTCAGTCACCCTATAAAAATTGATATTCACTTTAACATGGTAGTTAATAAAGATGGTACCTTGAATAATATTATTCTCACGCGATCAAGTGGAAGTCCATCACTTGACGTATACGTTGCCAATATTATCAGAGATGCAAGCAGTTCATTTCCACCTATTCCCGATTATTTGAACTGGAATATTTGTACTATCAGATGCGATTGGGATGATTTACCACTTCCCGACACACCAATTCAGTTTGTGGTGTCACATTAA
- a CDS encoding DNA double-strand break repair nuclease NurA: MLNRAKLMQALEGVTNQLFIDTTQAHTLARELWHKISTDATFIYKVKASHAPWPLPTWQGNLSDAIAVAPSISNYHVLSVDGSQIYPDRHQGLGCFLINIGSVMLHYGCPNKAVQFDSVPQVFTGHEKELYEIMPHDLVNCRRQEMELDAGFALSVQLNKLCTDEVPRVLLFDGSLIFWHLEAKDDTLRTLFLHKYLATLHGLYEEQMPTAGYVSLPRSRELVNLLRLALCNFDAAHADKTDVLDGIVDATVASFFLRPFERTIVFQNHAHINQYYPEPLKPYFFYLHVGNEIGRVEVPAWIAHDQQLVNVIAQVIIDQCTKGRGYPVVLAEAHEQAVVKGPDRDFFYHLLHKIGIDNKQRIALSQKVIKKRGIGI; encoded by the coding sequence ATGCTCAATCGCGCAAAGCTCATGCAAGCCCTTGAAGGGGTAACTAATCAGCTTTTTATCGATACTACACAGGCACATACGTTAGCGCGTGAACTCTGGCACAAAATCTCTACAGACGCTACATTTATTTATAAAGTTAAGGCATCTCATGCACCATGGCCTTTGCCTACTTGGCAAGGCAACTTGAGCGATGCAATAGCAGTTGCTCCTTCTATATCCAATTATCATGTACTATCAGTGGACGGATCACAAATTTATCCCGATCGACATCAAGGCCTTGGTTGTTTTTTAATTAATATTGGTTCAGTAATGCTGCATTATGGGTGTCCCAATAAAGCGGTACAATTTGATTCTGTGCCTCAAGTATTTACTGGGCATGAAAAAGAATTGTATGAAATCATGCCACATGATTTGGTCAATTGTAGGCGCCAAGAAATGGAGCTTGATGCCGGGTTTGCATTGAGTGTGCAACTCAATAAATTATGCACGGATGAAGTGCCACGTGTATTGTTATTTGATGGTTCGTTGATATTTTGGCATCTGGAAGCAAAAGATGATACTTTGCGTACATTGTTTTTGCACAAATATCTGGCAACGCTCCATGGTTTGTACGAAGAACAGATGCCCACTGCAGGGTATGTGAGCTTGCCAAGAAGTAGAGAATTAGTGAATTTATTGCGTCTTGCGCTGTGTAATTTTGATGCAGCGCATGCAGATAAAACTGATGTGTTGGATGGCATTGTTGATGCCACCGTTGCATCATTTTTTCTGCGGCCATTTGAGCGTACGATTGTGTTCCAGAATCATGCGCATATTAATCAATATTATCCAGAACCATTAAAACCATATTTTTTCTATCTACATGTAGGTAATGAAATTGGTCGTGTAGAAGTGCCAGCATGGATTGCGCATGATCAGCAATTAGTTAATGTAATTGCTCAAGTTATAATTGATCAATGCACCAAAGGTCGTGGTTATCCAGTCGTGCTTGCCGAAGCACATGAGCAAGCAGTGGTCAAAGGGCCTGATCGTGATTTTTTTTATCACCTATTACATAAAATTGGTATTGATAACAAACAACGGATTGCATTGTCGCAAAAGGTTATTAAAAAACGTGGTATTGGGATATAG
- a CDS encoding HAD-IA family hydrolase: MPKKTIIFDLEGVLFEEDKIAFAQKIGVGTLARYSLSSWSNPETVCLDTLQKISSQEANQPEVPLRHRDRIMPRCIVDWQLGNATAQHVRQQLKSQLDTLHKQNFFRNDQEKDIITQILDISINPDHLAEIAKPVPAMVNLLKHLHDHGYQLFILSNLAQEPYAVLHREFPHITALFQDIIISANIKMLKPDKKIFEHIINTYALNPQDCIFIDNQKENVVAAESLGIAGIIHKSPRATKNALAKLGIK, encoded by the coding sequence ATGCCTAAAAAGACAATAATTTTTGATTTAGAAGGAGTATTGTTTGAAGAAGACAAAATTGCCTTCGCCCAAAAAATAGGGGTTGGGACATTAGCTCGTTACAGCCTCAGCTCCTGGTCAAACCCAGAAACGGTATGCTTGGACACACTCCAAAAAATAAGTTCTCAAGAAGCTAACCAACCAGAAGTTCCATTACGCCATCGTGATAGAATTATGCCACGATGCATAGTAGATTGGCAATTGGGTAATGCCACAGCACAACATGTCAGACAACAGCTGAAATCACAACTCGATACGCTACACAAACAAAATTTTTTTAGAAACGATCAAGAAAAAGATATCATTACACAAATTCTTGATATTAGTATCAACCCAGACCATTTAGCCGAGATTGCCAAGCCGGTTCCCGCCATGGTTAACCTACTAAAACACCTGCATGATCATGGTTATCAACTTTTCATTCTCTCCAACCTTGCACAAGAACCTTATGCCGTGTTGCATAGGGAATTTCCGCACATTACTGCCCTATTTCAAGACATCATTATTTCTGCTAACATTAAAATGCTCAAACCAGATAAAAAAATATTTGAACATATTATAAATACCTATGCATTGAACCCACAAGATTGCATTTTCATTGATAATCAGAAAGAAAATGTTGTGGCAGCAGAATCATTGGGTATCGCGGGCATTATACACAAAAGCCCACGCGCTACCAAAAATGCATTAGCAAAGCTTGGTATTAAGTAA
- a CDS encoding VTT domain-containing protein, producing the protein MKRFILLVLAMLGLMLLWRSGCIKFMTFAEFKQEAEVWYTWTQHHYPFVLALYCLIFIVSGAMIIPVTAFLTVVGGFLFGPIIGGICATICATISSVIIVLSVRYFFGTFILEKYETHLARFNRAIKKHGKWYILTMQIFPFTPTPLMNICVGLTNMPIWIFALATAIGLIPGTFIYSFAGQYLHQVDDLSNIVSWHLLVLLMFGAIIFLMPVLWSYYKNGLNDF; encoded by the coding sequence ATGAAGAGGTTTATCCTGCTAGTGCTAGCAATGTTAGGACTTATGTTGTTGTGGCGATCAGGGTGCATAAAATTTATGACATTTGCAGAATTTAAACAGGAAGCTGAGGTGTGGTATACATGGACGCAGCATCATTATCCGTTTGTGTTAGCATTGTATTGTCTAATTTTTATAGTGTCGGGTGCCATGATAATACCTGTCACCGCTTTTCTCACGGTTGTAGGTGGGTTCTTATTTGGGCCAATCATTGGCGGTATATGTGCTACGATATGTGCTACCATTAGTTCAGTTATTATAGTGCTTTCAGTCCGTTATTTTTTTGGGACATTTATATTGGAAAAATATGAAACACATTTAGCTCGGTTCAATAGGGCAATAAAAAAACATGGTAAATGGTATATTTTAACCATGCAGATTTTTCCTTTTACGCCTACGCCACTCATGAATATTTGTGTTGGGTTAACTAATATGCCTATATGGATATTTGCGCTAGCTACCGCTATAGGCCTTATACCAGGTACATTTATCTATTCATTTGCGGGACAATATTTGCATCAAGTAGACGATCTATCTAATATTGTATCTTGGCATTTGCTCGTGTTGCTCATGTTTGGGGCTATTATTTTTTTAATGCCGGTATTATGGAGTTACTATAAAAACGGATTAAATGACTTCTAG
- the dnaJ gene encoding molecular chaperone DnaJ produces the protein MMNKKDYYDVLGVPRTASADEIKSAYRKLALKYHPDRNPDNKEAEEKFKEAATAYETLSDDKKRRTYDQFGHDAAQGMGSGGYHGGGFGGMNMEDIFEAFGDIFGSQQRKRRAHGPQAIRGHDLTKEISISLKDAFLGVKKEISYYHFFNCQTCDGKGAKPGTTTQSCTTCKGMGQIQYQQGFFMYAQACSSCAGQGYIIASPCSSCSGQSRIQQYDKFTVTIPAGIYDNAELRITGKGDAGVYGGQPGDLFLKIKIQPDAKFTRADDDLVCRIMLTYPQLVLGCQVEIESIDGTKETIKIPKGCPVGERIVIPGKGFQKLRSKVRGNLVVITECQVPKKLSKEAKDALNKYSEIIGTETESSGGFISGLFKKFLG, from the coding sequence ATGATGAATAAAAAAGATTACTATGACGTTTTAGGTGTCCCGCGCACCGCTTCAGCAGATGAGATCAAATCTGCATACCGTAAACTTGCCCTCAAGTACCACCCTGACCGTAACCCAGATAATAAAGAAGCTGAGGAAAAGTTCAAAGAGGCAGCTACTGCCTACGAAACCCTATCTGATGATAAAAAACGCCGCACCTATGACCAATTTGGTCACGATGCTGCACAAGGCATGGGTAGTGGTGGTTACCATGGTGGTGGCTTTGGCGGTATGAATATGGAAGATATTTTCGAGGCATTTGGCGATATCTTTGGCAGCCAACAACGCAAGCGCCGCGCACATGGACCGCAAGCAATCCGTGGCCATGATCTTACTAAAGAAATATCAATCTCCCTCAAAGATGCATTCTTAGGTGTTAAAAAAGAAATTAGCTATTATCACTTCTTCAATTGCCAAACATGTGATGGCAAAGGTGCTAAACCAGGTACGACTACGCAAAGCTGCACCACCTGCAAAGGTATGGGGCAAATTCAATATCAGCAAGGTTTTTTCATGTATGCCCAAGCATGCAGTTCCTGTGCCGGCCAAGGGTACATAATCGCTTCCCCATGCAGCTCATGTAGCGGACAATCGCGTATACAACAATATGATAAGTTTACGGTAACCATTCCGGCAGGTATTTATGATAACGCTGAGTTACGTATCACCGGCAAAGGTGATGCCGGGGTATATGGAGGTCAACCTGGTGACTTATTCTTAAAAATCAAAATACAACCAGACGCAAAATTTACCCGCGCAGACGACGATTTGGTTTGCAGAATAATGTTGACCTACCCACAACTCGTTCTTGGCTGCCAGGTTGAAATTGAAAGCATTGACGGTACAAAAGAAACTATCAAGATCCCCAAAGGGTGCCCGGTCGGTGAACGCATTGTAATCCCCGGTAAAGGATTCCAAAAGCTCCGCAGCAAAGTACGCGGCAACTTGGTAGTAATTACTGAATGCCAAGTACCAAAGAAATTATCTAAAGAAGCAAAAGATGCTTTGAATAAGTATTCAGAAATAATTGGTACCGAAACTGAATCATCCGGAGGATTTATCTCCGGATTGTTCAAAAAGTTTTTAGGATAA
- a CDS encoding FAD-dependent oxidoreductase: MAKIVIIGAGLTGLSAAYHLEKKGFSDYLLFEKESTIGGLCRSVQQDGFTFDFTGHLLHTSDPYFRALLEDIVGLENFNIIQRRSFVYSQDVYTRYPYQINLYGLPTQTIANCIEGFVQRSTHIKQPKTFRDWVLKNFGAGFGKHFFFPYQRKIFAYDINKLSASWTGRFVPSTSLTQIINGALYDNTESIGYNANFLYPKHGGIFAWVEKFAQRIKKPIHTNFCVQTINLQHKTITFTNGHVEPFEQLITTMPLDNLLNHLEDKPTTAFKRARPYLLCNSVVNFNLGIKNKNVSDKHWIYFPQRNYPFYRLGFPHNFADSMAPAGCSSLYGEFAHVNKPASWVKKTLQDALHKTKHVLNINEQDIATECIIHIPHAYVIYDFWREKNLSTLLHRLQEQHVYSVGRYGEWKYASMQEAILDGKKIADTLTIIPARRYHTPSKINQQKRNISHESPHPTSTHPERT, translated from the coding sequence ATGGCAAAAATTGTCATCATTGGTGCAGGGCTTACCGGATTATCTGCCGCCTATCACTTAGAAAAAAAAGGTTTTTCTGATTACTTACTCTTTGAAAAAGAATCAACCATTGGTGGCCTGTGTCGATCTGTGCAACAAGATGGCTTTACATTTGATTTTACCGGACATTTATTGCACACAAGCGACCCATACTTCAGAGCACTACTAGAAGACATCGTTGGATTAGAAAATTTTAATATTATACAACGCCGTTCATTTGTTTATTCACAAGATGTATATACACGCTATCCCTACCAAATTAACTTATATGGCCTGCCAACACAAACCATTGCAAACTGCATAGAAGGATTTGTGCAACGCAGTACACATATTAAACAACCAAAAACATTTCGCGATTGGGTACTCAAAAACTTTGGTGCCGGGTTTGGCAAACATTTCTTTTTCCCCTACCAACGTAAAATTTTTGCCTATGATATTAACAAGTTATCTGCCAGCTGGACTGGACGTTTTGTGCCAAGTACTTCACTGACACAAATTATTAATGGCGCATTATATGATAACACTGAATCCATTGGCTATAATGCCAATTTTTTATATCCCAAACATGGCGGCATATTTGCTTGGGTTGAAAAATTCGCCCAACGTATTAAAAAACCAATACACACCAATTTTTGCGTACAAACAATTAATTTACAGCATAAAACGATCACCTTTACCAACGGCCATGTTGAACCATTTGAGCAATTGATCACCACAATGCCACTTGATAATTTGCTAAATCACCTAGAGGATAAGCCAACTACCGCTTTCAAACGGGCACGGCCATATCTATTATGTAACTCGGTCGTAAACTTTAACCTTGGTATTAAAAATAAAAATGTTTCAGACAAACATTGGATATACTTCCCTCAAAGAAATTACCCTTTTTATCGTCTTGGATTCCCACATAATTTTGCTGATTCAATGGCCCCTGCAGGATGTAGCTCATTGTATGGTGAGTTTGCCCACGTAAACAAGCCTGCATCATGGGTGAAAAAAACCTTACAAGATGCATTGCACAAAACCAAACATGTTCTTAATATCAATGAACAAGATATTGCGACTGAATGTATCATTCACATTCCACATGCATATGTTATTTATGATTTTTGGCGTGAAAAGAATCTCAGCACATTATTACACCGCCTGCAAGAACAACATGTCTACTCAGTCGGGCGCTATGGCGAATGGAAATATGCCAGCATGCAAGAAGCAATACTCGATGGCAAAAAAATTGCTGATACGCTCACCATTATTCCTGCACGCAGATACCACACGCCATCAAAAATTAACCAACAAAAAAGGAATATCTCGCATGAATCACCGCATCCAACCAGCACTCATCCTGAGCGCACTTAG
- a CDS encoding NAD-dependent epimerase/dehydratase family protein: protein MNHRIQPALILSALSFTMHTHGEIPMKHLQKFYAHKHVLVTGGCGFIGSHIAQILVNIGAQVTILDDLSSGTLENIADFKDQVTFIHDSITNFDACLQATKNQEIVFHEAAFISVPESVANPTRCHEVNVHGMFNMLEAARHNKVKTFVYASSAAVYGQREGICKEDMQPSPTSPYGFSKLMNEIYAQQYSTVYRMTTIGLRYFNVYGPRQNPNGAYAAVVAKFTHQMQNNLPITIFGDGQQTRDFISVEQVVEANLTLATLDPALTNKQVFNIATGKSISLLELIDQLKVKFPGYHQEIQFVPARSGDIKHSSADCSKYQRASLQVIKQNLGYEQQSD, encoded by the coding sequence ATGAATCACCGCATCCAACCAGCACTCATCCTGAGCGCACTTAGTTTTACTATGCACACCCACGGAGAAATACCTATGAAGCATCTACAAAAATTTTATGCACATAAACATGTTCTGGTAACCGGGGGCTGTGGCTTTATTGGGTCACACATTGCGCAAATACTCGTCAATATTGGTGCACAGGTCACGATCCTTGACGATCTTTCAAGTGGGACATTGGAAAACATTGCCGATTTTAAAGACCAAGTTACTTTTATTCATGATAGCATTACCAACTTTGATGCATGCTTACAAGCCACTAAAAATCAGGAAATCGTATTTCATGAAGCTGCATTCATTTCGGTGCCCGAATCAGTTGCAAACCCTACGCGCTGCCATGAAGTAAACGTACATGGCATGTTTAATATGCTTGAAGCTGCACGGCATAATAAAGTAAAAACATTTGTCTACGCATCATCTGCTGCGGTCTATGGTCAACGAGAAGGAATCTGCAAAGAAGATATGCAACCATCCCCTACTTCACCGTACGGATTTTCAAAGTTAATGAACGAGATATATGCACAGCAATATAGTACGGTCTATAGGATGACCACCATTGGGCTACGCTATTTTAATGTCTACGGGCCACGACAAAACCCCAACGGTGCATACGCTGCTGTAGTTGCAAAATTTACACACCAGATGCAAAATAACTTGCCCATAACTATTTTTGGTGATGGACAACAGACACGTGATTTTATCTCGGTTGAACAAGTTGTAGAAGCAAACTTAACACTTGCAACACTTGACCCTGCTCTAACCAATAAACAAGTTTTTAATATTGCCACAGGAAAAAGTATTTCTTTACTTGAACTTATAGATCAACTTAAAGTTAAATTTCCTGGATACCATCAAGAAATACAATTTGTTCCAGCACGTAGTGGTGATATAAAGCATTCAAGTGCTGATTGTAGTAAGTATCAAAGGGCGAGTTTGCAAGTGATCAAACAAAATCTTGGTTATGAACAACAATCTGATTAA